One genomic segment of Flagellimonas marinaquae includes these proteins:
- a CDS encoding helix-turn-helix domain-containing protein, whose protein sequence is MDKVVNIKSIFELQRMGGMKPLNHPLIMVVRLEEIPKLPDKYPTSMSYDFYSIGLKRNLNGYVKYGREKYDFQEGVMGFSAPGQLISYDRDVTFGSSGWILFFHREILFGHPLSELIDNYGFFDYDVNEALHLSKSEEMLLEQIFENIYSEYNKQFDTYSKSVVLSNIELLLTYANRFYGRQFITRNDASSGLIYRFQSEVKNRFERKYLIDSGLPTVASLAEALHVSPNYLSDALKTLTGKSTQEHIHFQLIQKAKQNLLATNKSISEIAFELGFEYPQYFSRLFKEKTGITPTDYRK, encoded by the coding sequence ATGGACAAAGTTGTCAATATAAAAAGCATTTTTGAACTACAACGTATGGGAGGTATGAAACCATTGAACCACCCTTTGATTATGGTTGTTCGTTTGGAAGAAATACCGAAATTACCAGATAAATATCCGACTTCCATGAGTTATGATTTCTATTCCATAGGGTTAAAACGGAATTTGAATGGTTATGTGAAATATGGAAGAGAAAAGTATGATTTTCAAGAGGGGGTTATGGGCTTTTCTGCTCCAGGGCAATTAATTTCCTATGATAGGGATGTTACCTTTGGATCCTCTGGTTGGATTCTTTTTTTCCATCGGGAAATTCTATTTGGACACCCCTTGTCAGAGTTGATTGATAATTACGGCTTTTTTGATTACGATGTCAACGAGGCACTTCATCTTTCCAAAAGTGAAGAAATGCTTCTGGAACAAATTTTTGAAAATATTTACTCGGAATATAATAAGCAGTTCGATACTTACAGTAAGTCGGTTGTATTAAGTAACATAGAACTATTGCTTACCTATGCTAACCGTTTTTATGGTAGACAATTTATAACAAGAAATGACGCAAGCTCTGGTTTAATTTATCGTTTTCAGAGTGAGGTTAAAAATAGGTTTGAAAGGAAATATTTAATAGATTCAGGACTTCCTACCGTAGCTTCTTTGGCTGAAGCTTTACATGTCTCACCCAACTATTTGAGTGATGCACTTAAAACCCTGACCGGTAAAAGTACACAAGAGCATATACACTTTCAGCTTATTCAAAAAGCCAAACAAAACCTTTTGGCCACTAACAAATCTATTTCCGAAATTGCCTTTGAACTTGGATTTGAATACCCCCAATATTTTAGCCGACTATTTAAGGAGAAAACAGGTATAACTCCCACTGATTACAGAAAATAA
- a CDS encoding SMI1/KNR4 family protein: protein MKSLLSQISDTALKLKDIEFTISQVDNQWLGNEPSSESGISEVEKRLNVEFPSDYKDFLLISNGFAAPNDVEPTFLPIERVDYLKNIDNELIEIWTRDGISETGEELKRSILIGGIDEEQYFLIIPPDSKNQKWRYWKFASWIPGEEEYKSLYNYFEDVSDFLNQQMVTN from the coding sequence ATGAAAAGCTTACTATCTCAAATATCGGATACGGCATTAAAGTTAAAGGATATTGAGTTCACAATAAGTCAAGTGGATAATCAATGGCTGGGTAATGAGCCATCTAGTGAGTCGGGAATTTCGGAGGTGGAAAAAAGGCTTAATGTTGAATTTCCGAGTGATTACAAAGATTTCTTATTAATCTCGAATGGGTTTGCAGCGCCAAATGATGTTGAACCAACTTTTCTGCCGATAGAAAGAGTTGATTATTTAAAAAATATCGATAACGAACTAATTGAAATTTGGACTAGGGATGGTATATCAGAAACTGGAGAAGAATTAAAGAGGAGCATCCTGATTGGAGGAATTGATGAAGAACAATATTTTCTAATCATTCCGCCCGATTCTAAGAATCAAAAATGGAGGTATTGGAAGTTTGCAAGTTGGATTCCTGGCGAAGAGGAATATAAAAGTCTGTACAATTATTTTGAAGACGTCTCAGATTTTCTGAATCAACAAATGGTAACGAATTAG
- a CDS encoding helix-turn-helix domain-containing protein, with amino-acid sequence MRQSTKYIVLIILCANVMFAHGKALDSYAGIPVPTAETFKDSLDWADYYFNIHRFEDAVPIYKKNLELPDKEQKIHVLKKLALSEAALDHPQESISYIYDYFEIDFHPAFLLHEDFDGIRDETEFVKLSGTVLPKLTVWSIFYFFVSLIGFYVTFVLLINKKIDLQARGLIALFVFIHSLFILNICANQTNYVFEFPHTYLMSTWSSFLYGPLLFLYFKRVSKSTDLNKKDYWHLLPTVVLTIYLTFTVYAFSGSEKVIQMLQRLEDGLNPGDSTKLVLLVALKAISLGVYAYFVHSLLKESKTDLNKKTRIWQKNIYLIHVGYVLAYIIYGVYISTGIKSGAFFHAPIILMSTMVLYVGYAANVQPDVFSGLYSYTNRLFPKYVKSGLTDSLSQELKTNLKDLFQKEKIYRHNDINLDMVAEKLDTTRHNTSQLINEHFNMSFREFVNSHRIQEAKELLEEKTELNIIDVAYEVGYNNKVSFNKAFKKDTQLTPSEYLLLIKQQ; translated from the coding sequence ATGAGACAATCAACAAAATATATTGTCCTCATTATTCTATGTGCAAATGTGATGTTTGCCCACGGCAAAGCCTTGGACAGCTATGCCGGAATACCCGTACCGACAGCAGAAACTTTTAAGGATTCGCTGGATTGGGCGGACTATTATTTTAATATTCACCGGTTTGAGGATGCTGTACCGATATACAAAAAGAATCTAGAACTTCCTGATAAAGAACAGAAAATCCATGTTCTTAAAAAACTTGCCCTGAGCGAGGCGGCATTGGACCACCCGCAAGAATCTATTTCTTACATCTACGATTATTTCGAGATAGATTTTCACCCTGCGTTCCTCTTACACGAAGATTTTGACGGCATCCGAGATGAGACCGAATTTGTAAAACTATCCGGAACGGTGCTCCCAAAGCTCACGGTGTGGTCCATATTCTACTTTTTTGTTTCCCTAATCGGGTTTTATGTGACCTTTGTTCTATTGATCAACAAAAAAATTGACCTTCAGGCCAGGGGCCTGATCGCACTTTTTGTTTTTATACATTCCTTGTTCATCCTAAACATATGCGCAAACCAAACCAATTATGTTTTTGAGTTCCCGCACACATACCTAATGTCCACATGGTCTTCCTTCTTATATGGCCCACTCCTTTTCCTCTATTTTAAAAGAGTATCAAAATCAACGGACCTCAACAAAAAAGATTACTGGCATTTGTTACCTACGGTGGTGTTAACCATATACCTTACATTCACCGTATATGCATTTTCAGGTTCAGAAAAAGTGATACAAATGCTCCAAAGACTGGAGGACGGACTAAACCCTGGCGATTCCACTAAACTGGTTTTGTTGGTAGCCCTTAAAGCGATCTCTTTAGGTGTGTATGCCTACTTTGTCCATTCTTTGCTAAAAGAGAGCAAAACGGATTTGAACAAGAAGACCCGTATCTGGCAAAAAAACATCTATCTGATCCATGTAGGATATGTATTGGCCTATATTATTTATGGTGTCTATATTTCTACAGGAATAAAGAGTGGAGCATTTTTCCACGCACCTATAATTTTAATGTCCACCATGGTTTTATATGTAGGATATGCGGCCAATGTACAACCCGATGTTTTTAGTGGGCTATACTCCTACACCAACCGATTGTTTCCCAAATATGTGAAGTCGGGTTTAACCGATAGCCTCTCCCAAGAATTAAAGACCAACTTAAAAGATCTATTTCAGAAAGAAAAAATATATCGCCATAACGATATCAATCTGGATATGGTGGCCGAAAAATTGGATACCACCAGGCACAATACCTCCCAACTCATCAACGAACATTTTAATATGAGCTTTCGCGAGTTTGTAAATTCTCACCGAATCCAAGAAGCAAAAGAATTATTGGAAGAGAAAACGGAACTCAACATTATTGATGTTGCTTACGAAGTTGGGTACAACAATAAAGTGTCTTTCAACAAAGCTTTTAAAAAAGATACACAGCTTACCCCTAGTGAGTACCTCCTTCTCATAAAACAACAGTAA
- a CDS encoding helix-turn-helix domain-containing protein, which translates to MKRLLKQLVFKYIGQEHRSPSPLNSHEKYKKSGLTHEEALTIREKIQSAFEVEKIYRNNTMGLDELSEHIQENRYKVSQVINTYLAKNFYSFLNEYRINEAKQLLVTDPNLSVKAVMYEVGFNSKNSFYNAFKKITGHCPNNYRALANADFVQTKIQMA; encoded by the coding sequence ATGAAACGACTACTAAAACAACTCGTTTTTAAGTACATTGGGCAGGAACACCGGAGCCCGAGCCCATTGAACAGTCATGAAAAGTACAAGAAATCCGGACTCACTCATGAGGAAGCCCTTACCATTAGGGAAAAAATCCAAAGTGCCTTTGAGGTAGAAAAGATCTACAGGAACAATACCATGGGACTCGACGAACTATCCGAGCACATCCAAGAAAACCGGTATAAAGTATCCCAAGTGATCAACACCTACCTTGCAAAAAACTTTTATTCATTTTTAAATGAATATAGGATCAACGAGGCTAAGCAACTTTTGGTAACGGATCCAAACTTAAGTGTAAAAGCAGTTATGTACGAAGTAGGTTTTAACAGTAAGAACAGCTTCTACAATGCCTTCAAGAAAATTACGGGACACTGTCCCAACAATTACAGGGCATTGGCCAATGCAGATTTTGTACAGACCAAAATTCAAATGGCCTAA
- a CDS encoding GNAT family N-acetyltransferase — MTIRRARKEDSKVITNILLLAMDTIIYKFIGEDSMDKASCFLVGLVRKEANQYSYENCWVAVSGEEIVGVVNVYKGADFLRLRTPVLYEINKWSQNGFTPEIETEKGELYIDSLGVIPKFQGKGIGSNLLKYLITEYAIKDKKTLGLLVDLDNTGASKLYQRLGFVKVGEKLLCGKKMEHLQLKC; from the coding sequence ATGACGATTAGAAGAGCTAGGAAGGAAGATTCAAAAGTGATTACGAATATTTTATTGCTTGCAATGGATACCATAATTTATAAATTCATTGGGGAGGACTCAATGGACAAGGCAAGTTGTTTTCTGGTAGGTTTGGTTCGAAAAGAGGCAAATCAATATTCATATGAGAATTGTTGGGTTGCAGTTTCCGGTGAGGAGATAGTAGGCGTCGTCAATGTTTATAAAGGCGCCGATTTTCTTAGGTTGAGAACACCTGTGTTATATGAAATAAATAAATGGTCCCAAAATGGTTTTACTCCTGAAATTGAGACGGAAAAAGGTGAACTGTACATTGATAGTTTAGGTGTAATCCCTAAATTTCAAGGAAAGGGCATAGGTTCAAATCTGCTAAAATATTTAATCACTGAATATGCAATTAAAGATAAGAAAACGTTAGGTTTACTGGTGGATTTAGATAATACTGGTGCCAGTAAATTGTATCAGCGATTAGGGTTTGTAAAAGTTGGAGAAAAGCTATTGTGCGGAAAAAAAATGGAGCATCTTCAACTTAAATGTTAG
- a CDS encoding tyrosine-type recombinase/integrase, which yields MASIKIVRRKNKERKDGSAPLALRVSDNYRTSYRFLGQYILEKDWDKTASTVKRSHPNYKKLNNFLMKKLIEANDIYFDLKKESLTPKQALQKLKGVEGEKPFFVLAAERIKDKYDRGTISVAKAEMSILFNIDEFLNLKRSLKKDEIIEGIKRRRKKRISDGRKSETDFYDSVLYFKNKPLLRFQDINERFLERFKNFCTIYLGHKERTITNQLIFIRTLFNVAIRDDIVPSKYYPFAGDKEKIRIGSGHKIGLTIKEVESIEQLELEPGTSIWHTRNVWLMSFYFAGIRISDVVQIKWSDFKDNRLFYVMNKNSKPVSLKIPYKAQAILNLYTNDKELNNGYVFPFLKDVNPKDTKAVFVKTRNATKLFNKYLRRIARLCEIDKPLSNHIARHTFGNIAGDKIHPLMLQKLYRHSDLKTTLNYQANFIHKEADEALDSVINF from the coding sequence ATGGCCAGTATTAAGATTGTTCGGCGGAAAAATAAGGAAAGAAAGGACGGTTCAGCACCACTTGCATTGCGAGTAAGCGATAATTACAGAACAAGTTATCGGTTTTTGGGCCAGTATATTCTTGAAAAAGATTGGGATAAAACTGCTTCTACGGTCAAAAGGTCACATCCCAATTATAAAAAGTTGAACAACTTTCTTATGAAAAAGTTGATAGAGGCCAATGATATTTATTTTGATTTGAAGAAAGAAAGCCTAACTCCAAAACAAGCCCTGCAAAAGTTGAAAGGAGTGGAAGGGGAAAAACCTTTTTTTGTGCTAGCTGCTGAACGTATAAAGGATAAATACGATAGGGGAACCATTTCTGTTGCCAAGGCTGAAATGTCAATTCTTTTCAATATCGATGAATTTTTAAACCTTAAACGTTCCTTGAAGAAAGATGAAATCATTGAGGGTATCAAAAGACGGAGAAAAAAACGCATAAGTGATGGACGCAAATCGGAAACCGACTTTTATGATTCGGTACTTTATTTCAAAAACAAACCGTTACTTAGATTTCAAGATATCAATGAACGTTTTCTTGAAAGGTTCAAGAATTTTTGTACTATTTATTTAGGGCATAAAGAACGAACCATAACCAATCAACTTATCTTCATCCGTACTTTGTTCAACGTGGCTATAAGAGACGACATAGTTCCATCTAAATATTACCCCTTTGCTGGTGACAAGGAAAAAATAAGGATTGGCTCAGGTCATAAAATCGGTCTTACGATCAAAGAAGTTGAAAGCATCGAACAATTGGAATTAGAACCAGGAACTTCTATTTGGCACACCCGAAATGTATGGTTAATGTCTTTTTATTTTGCCGGAATACGTATTTCAGATGTTGTGCAGATTAAATGGAGTGATTTCAAAGATAATCGCTTGTTCTATGTAATGAACAAGAACTCTAAACCGGTAAGTTTAAAAATCCCATATAAAGCGCAGGCCATTTTGAATTTATATACGAATGACAAAGAATTGAATAATGGCTATGTGTTTCCCTTTCTAAAGGATGTCAATCCCAAAGACACCAAAGCGGTTTTTGTAAAAACAAGAAATGCTACAAAGCTTTTCAATAAATACCTTCGAAGAATCGCTAGACTTTGCGAAATAGACAAACCCCTTTCAAATCATATTGCACGTCACACTTTTGGGAATATTGCCGGAGACAAGATTCATCCCTTAATGCTTCAAAAACTCTATCGCCACAGCGATTTAAAAACTACTTTGAACTATCAAGCGAATTTTATCCATAAGGAAGCTGATGAGGCATTGGATAGTGTAATAAATTTTTAA
- a CDS encoding oxidoreductase: MKSKIWLITGISSGLGKALAKSVIEKGDFVIGTFRKQSQVDEFNEKYSNRAFSVLLDIIDEQSIERNVEKLISKFERIDVLVNNAGVGFVGAIEETSMGEARKVFEANFFGTLKLTQTILSHMRNEKNGHIIQISSHGGIKAFAGFGIYNASKFALEGFSEALSQEVEPLGIKVLIVEPGPFRTNFAGNRLGEAEKVIDDYSNTAGAFRTKLKGVDGKQEGHPVKASKAIIDLVYSENPTLRLPLGKVPLMTIGMKLDSVKSDLENNREIAEQAVYE; this comes from the coding sequence ATGAAAAGCAAGATTTGGTTAATCACAGGTATATCGAGCGGTTTGGGTAAAGCACTTGCCAAATCCGTAATTGAAAAAGGCGACTTCGTCATCGGCACGTTTCGCAAGCAATCCCAAGTTGACGAATTCAACGAGAAATATTCCAATAGAGCGTTTTCAGTACTTTTAGACATTATCGATGAACAAAGTATCGAAAGAAATGTAGAAAAATTAATCTCGAAATTCGAAAGAATTGACGTTTTGGTCAATAATGCTGGTGTTGGATTTGTAGGTGCAATTGAAGAAACGTCAATGGGAGAAGCCCGAAAGGTTTTTGAAGCAAATTTTTTCGGAACGTTGAAATTGACACAGACAATTCTTTCGCATATGCGAAATGAGAAAAACGGACACATAATACAGATTTCGTCACATGGTGGAATTAAGGCGTTTGCAGGTTTCGGAATTTACAACGCGAGTAAATTTGCATTGGAAGGTTTTAGCGAAGCTTTGTCACAAGAAGTGGAGCCCCTTGGAATAAAGGTTTTGATAGTTGAACCAGGACCATTCAGAACAAATTTTGCTGGAAACAGACTTGGAGAAGCCGAAAAAGTAATTGATGATTATTCGAATACGGCAGGAGCGTTTAGAACCAAACTGAAAGGAGTTGATGGAAAACAAGAAGGACATCCTGTAAAAGCGTCAAAAGCAATTATTGACTTGGTTTATTCTGAAAACCCCACACTTAGGTTACCTCTTGGAAAGGTTCCACTTATGACAATCGGAATGAAATTGGACAGCGTTAAATCGGATTTAGAAAATAACCGAGAAATTGCTGAACAAGCTGTGTACGAATAA
- a CDS encoding peroxiredoxin-like family protein — translation MNTEKKSYQENLKDLRDNLGNMLPKEALAIFDNDAESLQVNHNSILKLQEGEKAPDFSLTNAKDKTVRLSELLKKEKVVLTFYRGSWCPYCNLQLSHYQKSLDEIHDLGAELVAISSQTPDESLNVKEKNELNFEVLSDNGNMVARQYTTVFKNADAPVNTMTELGFDFDAHYSDDSRELPIPAVFVIEKDSTVSFAKSLGGDYRNRVEASEIINHLKNVSK, via the coding sequence ATGAACACAGAAAAAAAATCCTATCAAGAAAACTTAAAAGACTTGCGAGATAATTTAGGAAATATGCTTCCAAAAGAGGCACTCGCAATATTTGACAACGATGCAGAAAGTCTTCAAGTAAACCACAATTCCATTCTGAAATTGCAAGAGGGCGAGAAAGCACCCGATTTTTCTCTTACAAATGCCAAAGACAAAACCGTAAGACTTTCAGAGTTGCTAAAAAAAGAAAAAGTCGTCCTTACCTTCTACAGAGGCTCGTGGTGTCCTTACTGCAATTTGCAATTATCACATTATCAAAAGTCGTTGGACGAGATTCACGATTTAGGAGCAGAATTAGTTGCAATATCGTCACAAACGCCAGATGAATCTCTAAACGTAAAAGAAAAAAATGAACTCAACTTTGAGGTTTTGAGCGACAATGGTAATATGGTGGCAAGACAATATACAACCGTATTCAAAAATGCCGATGCACCAGTAAATACCATGACTGAACTCGGGTTTGATTTTGACGCTCACTATTCGGACGATTCAAGAGAATTGCCAATACCTGCGGTATTCGTCATCGAAAAGGATTCAACCGTTTCTTTCGCAAAATCATTAGGTGGCGATTACAGAAACCGTGTTGAGGCTTCTGAAATAATTAACCATTTAAAAAATGTGTCAAAATGA
- a CDS encoding DoxX family protein: MNTTKIVYWISTGLMCLIFLYSAGMYLLNFKQVSLFFDHLGFPSWLIYPLAIAKVLGVAIILIRRPIFLKELAYAGFFYDVLLAMAAHILAKDGAYLMAILAFLFIAVSWYTDRKVFIKKN, encoded by the coding sequence ATGAATACAACAAAAATAGTTTATTGGATTTCTACTGGATTGATGTGCCTTATCTTTTTATATAGTGCGGGCATGTATTTATTAAACTTTAAGCAAGTTAGCCTATTCTTTGACCATTTGGGCTTTCCAAGTTGGCTAATTTATCCTTTAGCTATTGCCAAGGTATTGGGTGTTGCCATTATTCTTATTCGTAGACCTATATTTTTAAAAGAATTGGCATATGCTGGCTTCTTTTATGACGTCCTCTTGGCAATGGCAGCACATATTTTAGCTAAAGACGGTGCTTACTTGATGGCAATTCTGGCATTCCTTTTTATTGCTGTTTCTTGGTATACTGACCGAAAAGTTTTTATAAAGAAAAACTAA
- a CDS encoding Crp/Fnr family transcriptional regulator: MKQYEGILENIGKHVTLTKEETEKFIGIIRTTKVKKRQFIDQPNYVCQYRNYVVKGAFRSYIIDDEGKEHTVQIALEDWFVSDFYSYITQTPATLFVEALEDSTILQMTYDDIEGLCKEIHALSEYFRITTERAFAFSRKRALSNLSLTAEERYLELLNRYPNMIKRVPQKVIASYLGFTPEFLSKIRRDLASKS; the protein is encoded by the coding sequence TTGAAACAATACGAAGGCATATTAGAAAACATTGGTAAACACGTTACTCTTACCAAAGAGGAAACGGAAAAATTTATTGGCATAATCCGAACTACGAAAGTCAAAAAACGACAGTTTATTGACCAACCGAATTACGTTTGTCAATACCGAAACTACGTTGTGAAAGGAGCATTTCGTTCTTATATTATAGATGACGAAGGCAAAGAACACACCGTTCAAATTGCACTTGAGGATTGGTTTGTAAGTGATTTTTACAGCTACATAACACAGACACCCGCAACCCTTTTTGTAGAAGCTTTAGAAGATTCAACCATACTTCAAATGACCTATGACGATATAGAAGGACTTTGCAAAGAAATCCACGCCTTGAGCGAATATTTTAGAATTACAACGGAGAGAGCATTTGCTTTTTCAAGAAAGCGTGCATTATCCAATTTGAGCTTAACAGCAGAAGAACGCTACTTGGAATTACTCAATCGCTATCCAAATATGATTAAGCGTGTACCGCAAAAAGTGATCGCTTCATATTTAGGCTTTACACCCGAATTTCTTTCTAAGATAAGGAGAGACCTCGCTTCAAAATCTTAA